The following are from one region of the Prevotella communis genome:
- the rplA gene encoding 50S ribosomal protein L1: MSKLTKNQKLVADKVEAGKAYSLKEAAALVKEITTTKFDASVDIDVRLGVDPRKANQMVRGVVSLPNGTGKVTRVLALCTPDQEAAAKEAGADYVGLDEYIEKIKGGWTDIDVIITMPSCMGKLGPLGRVLGPRGLMPNPKSGTVTMDVAKAVKEVKQGKIDFKVDKAGIVHTSIGKINFNADQIFENAKEFISTIIKLKPAAAKGTYIKSIFLSSTMSKGIKVDPKSVE, translated from the coding sequence ATGAGTAAACTGACAAAAAATCAAAAGTTGGTAGCTGATAAGGTTGAAGCAGGGAAAGCATACTCTTTGAAGGAAGCAGCCGCATTGGTGAAGGAAATTACCACAACCAAGTTCGATGCTTCTGTTGATATCGATGTACGCTTGGGCGTTGACCCACGTAAGGCCAACCAGATGGTTCGCGGTGTTGTATCACTGCCGAACGGAACTGGTAAGGTAACTCGTGTGCTCGCCCTCTGTACTCCTGATCAGGAGGCTGCCGCTAAGGAAGCTGGTGCCGACTATGTTGGTCTCGATGAATATATCGAAAAGATCAAGGGCGGTTGGACCGATATTGATGTAATCATTACAATGCCCTCATGCATGGGTAAGCTGGGTCCCTTGGGTCGTGTTCTCGGTCCTCGCGGTTTGATGCCTAACCCCAAGAGTGGCACTGTTACTATGGACGTTGCAAAAGCAGTGAAGGAAGTTAAGCAGGGTAAGATTGACTTTAAAGTTGACAAGGCCGGTATCGTGCACACGTCAATTGGTAAAATCAACTTCAATGCTGATCAGATCTTTGAGAATGCAAAAGAGTTTATCTCTACGATTATCAAGCTGAAGCCTGCCGCTGCTAAGGGTACTTATATCAAGAGTATCTTCCTTTCAAGCACTATGAGTAAGGGTATCAAGGTAGATCCTAAATCAGTTGAATAA
- the rplJ gene encoding 50S ribosomal protein L10: MKKEIKDTIIVELGEKLKQYPHFYLVDLTGLDAEKTSDLRRKCFKNEIKMVVVKNTLLHKAFEASEIDFSPLYDCLKGNTAVMFANTANVPAKLLKEYKKEGIPALKGAYAEESIFVGADKLEELVAIKSKNELIAEVVALLQSPIKNVVSGLNAGGKVHGLLDAIAERNK; this comes from the coding sequence ATGAAAAAGGAAATAAAAGATACTATTATCGTAGAACTTGGAGAGAAATTGAAGCAGTATCCTCACTTCTATCTGGTTGACCTGACCGGACTGGATGCTGAGAAGACAAGCGACCTGCGTCGTAAGTGCTTCAAGAACGAAATCAAGATGGTGGTCGTAAAGAACACCCTGCTCCACAAGGCTTTTGAGGCTTCGGAGATTGATTTCTCTCCCCTGTATGACTGCTTGAAGGGCAACACTGCTGTGATGTTCGCAAACACAGCTAATGTTCCCGCCAAACTCCTCAAGGAATATAAGAAGGAAGGTATCCCCGCATTGAAGGGTGCCTATGCTGAGGAAAGCATCTTTGTTGGTGCTGACAAACTGGAAGAGTTGGTTGCTATCAAGAGCAAGAACGAGCTTATCGCCGAAGTTGTGGCTCTGCTGCAGTCGCCGATCAAGAATGTTGTTTCTGGCTTGAACGCCGGTGGCAAGGTCCACGGTCTGCTTGACGCTATCGCTGAGCGTAACAAATAA
- the rplL gene encoding 50S ribosomal protein L7/L12, with product MADIKAIAEELVNLTVKEVNELATVLKDEYGIEPAAAAVAVAAGPAAGGAAPAAEEKTSFDVILKEAGAAKLQVVKAVKEACGLGLKEAKDLVDGAPATVKEGLSKEEAENLKKTIEAAGAVVELK from the coding sequence ATGGCAGATATCAAAGCTATTGCAGAAGAGTTGGTAAACCTTACTGTAAAAGAAGTTAACGAGTTGGCAACAGTCCTGAAGGACGAGTATGGAATTGAGCCTGCTGCTGCAGCCGTTGCTGTAGCTGCTGGTCCTGCTGCTGGTGGCGCTGCTCCCGCAGCTGAGGAGAAGACATCTTTCGATGTTATCCTGAAAGAGGCCGGTGCTGCTAAACTGCAGGTTGTAAAGGCTGTTAAGGAAGCTTGCGGTCTTGGTCTGAAGGAAGCTAAGGATCTCGTAGACGGTGCTCCCGCTACCGTTAAGGAGGGTCTGAGCAAGGAAGAGGCTGAGAACCTGAAGAAGACCATCGAGGCCGCTGGTGCCGTGGTTGAGCTGAAGTAA